From one Enterococcus sp. DIV2402 genomic stretch:
- a CDS encoding gluconokinase, translating to MFLGIDIGTTAIKFAVIADGKIKFQQTSPVTTYREQHMNYQRATELLAVLKVGIQSIPKDMREALETISFSVAMHSVLPWGEGLDDAIYIWSDTQAEQTIAAFKQQAVASAFYQRTGTPIHPMSPFAKLLYFQQQARFPERTHYYGIKELIMHYFTGEFVIDYATASATGLFNLLERTWDDEILAFIGISKQQLAPLVDTTATFSLEPSAATELKIPATATVVVGASDGCLAAYASYIATDIPNSLTIGTSASVRKVTTQPTFDSTNQNFCYYLNEKYYVTGAPSNNGGCVLEWASQLYADTPTEFFENLPNALKQSPIGANGLRFEPFINGERAPLWQADVTGTLKNIRIQHTKEDMIRSVVEGILFNIRTLAETVNVTDNLSLSGGFFKSEMLREMTADILGVDCYLSDYNEPIMGLYYLIYGRQITPAPIETIALSLENHEQYTEVFKNYFSK from the coding sequence ATGTTTTTAGGTATTGATATTGGAACGACAGCGATTAAATTTGCAGTAATTGCAGATGGGAAAATTAAATTTCAACAAACTAGTCCGGTAACAACTTATCGAGAACAGCACATGAATTATCAACGAGCGACTGAATTATTAGCGGTCTTAAAAGTAGGGATTCAATCGATTCCCAAAGATATGCGCGAAGCATTAGAAACCATTAGTTTTAGCGTGGCGATGCATAGCGTTTTACCGTGGGGAGAAGGTTTGGATGATGCTATTTATATTTGGTCGGATACACAAGCAGAACAAACAATTGCAGCCTTTAAACAACAAGCAGTAGCATCGGCTTTTTATCAAAGAACGGGCACACCAATTCATCCGATGTCACCTTTTGCTAAATTGTTGTATTTCCAGCAACAAGCACGTTTCCCAGAACGAACTCATTATTATGGCATTAAAGAGCTCATTATGCATTATTTTACAGGCGAATTTGTCATCGATTATGCGACGGCTTCGGCAACGGGCTTATTTAATTTACTTGAGCGCACATGGGACGATGAAATTTTAGCTTTTATTGGTATTTCTAAACAACAACTTGCCCCATTGGTTGATACAACGGCGACTTTTTCTTTAGAACCGTCAGCTGCTACTGAATTGAAAATTCCAGCAACCGCCACAGTTGTGGTTGGTGCAAGCGATGGTTGTCTCGCAGCTTATGCTAGCTATATAGCCACAGATATTCCAAACAGTTTAACGATTGGGACGAGTGCATCTGTTCGCAAAGTAACCACACAACCAACGTTTGATAGTACCAACCAAAATTTTTGCTATTATTTGAATGAAAAATATTACGTGACGGGCGCCCCTTCAAATAATGGGGGCTGTGTCTTAGAATGGGCAAGTCAGCTATATGCAGACACGCCAACTGAGTTTTTCGAAAACTTGCCTAATGCCTTGAAACAGTCTCCAATTGGGGCTAATGGTTTACGTTTTGAACCATTTATTAATGGTGAACGGGCACCTTTATGGCAAGCAGATGTCACAGGAACATTAAAAAATATTCGTATTCAGCATACAAAAGAAGATATGATTCGCAGTGTCGTTGAAGGGATTTTATTTAATATTCGTACGTTGGCGGAAACTGTAAATGTCACAGACAACCTATCCTTAAGCGGTGGTTTCTTCAAATCAGAAATGTTGCGGGAAATGACTGCCGATATTTTGGGAGTAGATTGTTATTTGTCGGATTATAATGAACCAATTATGGGACTATATTATTTAATCTATGGACGTCAAATAACACCTGCACCCATTGAAACAATTGCTTTATCTCTAGAAAATCATGAACAATACACAGAAGTGTTTAAAAATTATTTTTCTAAATAA
- the trmB gene encoding tRNA (guanosine(46)-N7)-methyltransferase TrmB gives MRVRKRTGAEDLIASHPQFVVDQPQEWKGRWAERFGNDQPIHIEIGMGKGQFIANMAKAHPEINYIGIDMQVSVVSFALDKLIDEAIPNLQLLHVDGSALTEYFADSEVDQIYLNFSDPWPKSRHEKRRLTYKTFLAVDEQILRPEGEIHFKTDNQGLFEYSLASFSQYGLIIQKVWLDLHTSNFEGNIMTEYEEKFSSRGQRIYRVEAKFPDKTKK, from the coding sequence ATGAGAGTAAGAAAACGTACAGGAGCAGAGGATTTAATCGCTTCGCATCCGCAATTTGTTGTGGACCAACCACAAGAATGGAAAGGGCGCTGGGCAGAACGCTTTGGTAATGACCAACCGATTCATATTGAAATTGGAATGGGCAAAGGACAATTTATTGCAAATATGGCTAAGGCACATCCAGAAATTAATTATATTGGAATTGATATGCAAGTGAGTGTCGTCTCTTTTGCTTTAGATAAATTGATTGATGAAGCAATTCCGAACTTGCAATTATTACACGTTGATGGCTCAGCCTTGACGGAATATTTTGCCGATAGTGAAGTTGATCAAATCTATTTGAATTTTTCTGATCCGTGGCCAAAAAGTCGTCATGAAAAACGTCGCTTAACATATAAAACCTTTTTAGCCGTCGATGAACAAATCTTACGTCCAGAAGGAGAAATTCATTTTAAAACGGACAATCAAGGATTGTTTGAATATTCCTTAGCAAGCTTCTCACAATATGGCTTAATCATTCAAAAAGTATGGTTAGATTTACATACGAGCAATTTTGAAGGCAATATTATGACGGAATACGAGGAGAAATTTTCTTCGCGTGGTCAACGTATTTATCGCGTTGAGGCAAAATTCCCTGATAAAACAAAAAAATAA
- a CDS encoding phosphotransferase family protein gives MAIRFDNDWDLHPIKGDTGKAYVGLKAEDKVFIKRNTTPMLAALSKEGITPKLVWTKRTGNGDTLTAQEWLEGRILDPEEIGQRNDVIDVLYHLHHSDSLKEMLEKMGGIVRSPQKMLQDYETELATDLVENQFLSLVHSYLEKNIPPFKPSEKAVVHGDVNYRNWLVCKNYLYLVDWDSVMFADPAVDIGTILGHYLPISSWNHWLMSYGIHGNSENMEKIYWYALLSMLQEVKKYHKRNALKEMNQEILQLKRIYTG, from the coding sequence ATGGCTATTCGTTTTGATAATGATTGGGATCTGCATCCAATTAAAGGCGATACTGGCAAAGCATATGTCGGTTTAAAAGCAGAAGACAAAGTATTCATCAAACGTAATACCACTCCGATGCTTGCTGCTTTGTCAAAAGAAGGCATTACACCCAAACTAGTTTGGACGAAACGAACAGGGAATGGCGATACGTTAACCGCACAAGAATGGTTAGAAGGACGCATTTTAGACCCTGAAGAAATTGGACAACGTAACGATGTGATAGACGTGTTATACCATTTGCATCATTCAGATTCTTTAAAAGAGATGCTTGAGAAAATGGGCGGCATTGTGAGGTCACCACAAAAGATGTTGCAAGACTATGAAACAGAATTAGCGACGGATTTGGTTGAGAACCAATTTTTGTCTTTAGTTCATAGTTATTTAGAAAAAAATATTCCACCATTTAAACCATCTGAAAAAGCTGTCGTGCATGGTGATGTCAATTATCGTAATTGGTTAGTTTGTAAAAATTACCTTTATTTAGTTGATTGGGATTCTGTGATGTTTGCTGATCCAGCAGTTGACATCGGAACAATTCTAGGACACTATCTACCAATTTCTAGTTGGAATCATTGGCTGATGAGCTATGGCATCCATGGAAATAGTGAAAATATGGAAAAAATTTACTGGTATGCGTTATTGAGTATGTTGCAAGAAGTAAAAAAATACCATAAACGAAATGCGCTCAAAGAAATGAATCAAGAAATTTTACAGCTAAAACGAATTTATACAGGATAA
- a CDS encoding ABC transporter permease: MKEFFRQRLNLHQKNMQRYLKYVFNDHFALTMTFLVGGLGLYYSNILKTLPKGFIWGTPIVLVIWLVALQIGQFASLAKPADAVFLLPKEKQMRDYLTQAFKYSCYLPFGVLLLIGGATMPLVVLSTGKNFSSFAFFLVILWCLKFSQLQIQRMALFQDMEKAVKNAFVLWWIISLATLSVGLFIYPLIGVLVAFLQAYLFHNLCWQKMQAPLDWDKMITTEQHRLYRLYRFINLFTDVPEITAQIKRRKYLDGILSKITFNQKNTYLYLYARRFIRGTEFSGLYLRLLGLGSILLVFITERWFALGVGVLFIYLIGFQLLPLYHQFQYMTSAQLYPVAEQQKLSALQTLLRMALLVVALIFSVISSLVVASWMDRGIIVLSFFVIAVLFVELYVPYRLKKNQ, encoded by the coding sequence ATGAAAGAATTTTTTCGACAACGACTAAATCTGCACCAGAAAAACATGCAGCGCTATTTGAAATATGTATTTAATGACCATTTTGCATTGACGATGACCTTTCTAGTAGGTGGGTTGGGATTGTATTATTCCAATATCTTAAAGACATTGCCAAAAGGGTTTATTTGGGGGACACCGATTGTTTTAGTCATTTGGTTAGTTGCACTTCAAATTGGGCAATTTGCTAGTTTAGCGAAACCAGCCGATGCTGTTTTTTTATTACCCAAGGAAAAACAAATGCGTGATTACTTAACCCAAGCATTTAAATATAGTTGCTATTTACCATTCGGAGTATTGCTTTTAATTGGCGGTGCGACAATGCCGTTAGTAGTTTTATCGACAGGGAAGAATTTTTCTTCGTTTGCTTTTTTTCTCGTCATCTTATGGTGTTTGAAATTTAGTCAATTACAAATCCAGCGAATGGCTTTATTTCAAGATATGGAGAAAGCTGTCAAAAATGCTTTTGTTTTATGGTGGATTATTAGTTTAGCAACACTAAGCGTGGGTTTGTTCATCTATCCTTTAATTGGGGTTTTGGTAGCTTTTTTACAAGCTTATTTATTCCACAATTTATGTTGGCAAAAAATGCAAGCACCTCTTGATTGGGATAAGATGATTACAACAGAACAGCATCGTTTGTACCGTTTATATCGTTTTATTAATTTATTTACAGATGTTCCTGAAATTACTGCTCAAATTAAACGCCGAAAATATTTGGATGGAATCTTATCAAAAATTACATTTAATCAAAAAAACACTTATCTGTATTTGTATGCACGTCGCTTTATTCGCGGTACAGAATTTAGTGGATTATATTTGCGTCTGCTAGGATTAGGCAGTATTTTATTAGTCTTTATTACCGAAAGATGGTTTGCTTTGGGAGTGGGTGTATTATTCATCTATTTGATTGGTTTTCAATTATTACCGCTATATCATCAATTTCAATATATGACGAGTGCCCAGCTCTATCCTGTAGCCGAACAACAAAAATTAAGTGCGCTTCAGACATTGTTACGAATGGCATTATTGGTTGTCGCGTTGATTTTTTCTGTGATTAGTAGTTTGGTTGTTGCAAGTTGGATGGACCGTGGAATCATTGTCCTTAGCTTTTTTGTAATCGCCGTGCTTTTTGTTGAACTTTACGTCCCGTATCGTTTAAAAAAGAACCAATAA
- a CDS encoding ABC transporter ATP-binding protein encodes MTLTIKNLTGGYSQLPVLKDINFKINDGELVGLIGLNGAGKSTTIKEIIGLLQPQKGSIEIDGLTLKENPEEYRKKIGYIPESPALYEELTLREHLEVTAMAYDIPQDIALQRAEQLLKTFRLENRLEWFPANFSKGMKQKVMILCAFLIEPSLYIIDEPFLGLDPLAIHALLELMKEMKESGASILMSTHVLATAEKYCDRFIMLHNGEIRAQGSMAELQQQFGLANASLDEIYLALTEEA; translated from the coding sequence ATGACATTAACAATTAAAAATTTAACAGGGGGTTATAGTCAATTACCTGTTTTAAAAGATATTAATTTTAAAATCAATGATGGTGAACTTGTCGGATTGATTGGTTTAAATGGTGCGGGCAAAAGTACAACCATTAAAGAAATCATCGGCTTGTTACAACCACAAAAGGGCAGTATTGAAATTGATGGTTTAACACTAAAAGAAAACCCTGAAGAATATCGCAAAAAAATCGGGTATATTCCTGAAAGTCCAGCATTGTATGAAGAACTAACGCTACGTGAACATTTAGAAGTCACGGCAATGGCTTATGATATTCCTCAAGACATTGCTTTACAACGTGCGGAACAGCTATTAAAAACCTTTCGTTTAGAGAATCGTCTGGAGTGGTTTCCAGCTAATTTTTCTAAAGGAATGAAACAAAAAGTCATGATTTTATGCGCTTTTTTAATTGAACCGAGCTTATATATCATTGATGAACCTTTCTTAGGTTTGGATCCATTAGCGATTCATGCATTACTCGAATTAATGAAAGAGATGAAAGAATCAGGCGCTTCGATTTTGATGTCGACTCATGTATTAGCAACGGCTGAAAAATATTGTGATCGTTTTATTATGTTGCACAATGGGGAGATTCGTGCGCAAGGTTCGATGGCAGAATTACAACAACAATTCGGTTTAGCAAACGCATCTTTAGATGAAATCTATCTTGCGCTGACAGAGGAGGCGTAG
- a CDS encoding ABC transporter ATP-binding protein has translation MSKEKTQSTHGGPGSGGPGHGMGMKPQKANNFWGTTKRLFRYMSKRSYAIILVFVLAIAAVVFQIQTPKVLGQATTEIFNGVMAGMKQIKLGEQISSFPIDFDKIGEIILIVIGMYIISAIFNFFQQFIMTRVSQRTVYEMRRDLDEKMSRLPISYYDTHSNGDIMSRAINDMDNIAGTLQQNLTQFVTSIVTFIGVLWMMLTISWQLTLVALATVPLSLIVVMLVAPKSQKHFATQQKSLGLLNDQVEETYGGHTVVKTFNHEKADQEVFEVENEKLYEAGWKAQFISAMIMPLMNFVKNLGYVFVAVLGGIKVANGNMNLGDVQAFLQYTNQFSQPITQIASLINTIQSTVASAERVFEILDEEEMINEPSLLPIEENDYKVRFENVQFGYNEDKLLMTDFNLDVKAGEMVAIVGPTGAGKTTLINLLERFYDVSGGSIRYEGKDTRDYTRDELRNHFSMVLQDTWLFTGTIYDNILYGNEHATKEQVIAAAKAAHVDEFVRKLPDGYETVLNEEASNISQGQRQLITIARAFLANPDVLILDEATSSVDTRTEILIQQAMNRLLENRTSFVVAHRLSTIRDADNIIVMNQGSIIETGNHDSLMAKNGFYADLYNSQFSEEVA, from the coding sequence ATGAGTAAAGAAAAAACACAATCAACACATGGTGGACCTGGAAGTGGTGGTCCAGGGCATGGCATGGGAATGAAACCGCAAAAAGCGAATAATTTTTGGGGCACAACGAAACGTCTTTTCCGATACATGTCAAAACGTTCTTATGCGATTATCCTTGTCTTTGTTTTAGCGATTGCTGCTGTTGTTTTCCAAATTCAAACACCGAAAGTTCTTGGTCAAGCAACTACGGAAATCTTTAACGGTGTGATGGCAGGTATGAAGCAAATCAAGCTGGGAGAACAAATTAGCAGTTTTCCAATTGATTTTGATAAAATTGGAGAAATCATTCTAATTGTTATCGGGATGTATATTATTTCCGCTATCTTCAATTTCTTCCAACAATTCATTATGACGCGTGTGTCACAACGCACGGTTTATGAAATGCGTCGTGATTTAGATGAGAAGATGAGTCGTTTACCTATTTCGTATTACGATACACATAGTAACGGGGACATTATGTCACGTGCGATTAATGATATGGATAATATTGCCGGAACTCTTCAACAAAACTTGACGCAATTTGTTACCAGCATTGTAACCTTTATTGGGGTTTTGTGGATGATGTTAACCATTAGCTGGCAATTGACGTTAGTTGCTTTAGCGACAGTCCCTTTAAGTTTAATTGTTGTGATGTTAGTGGCACCAAAATCACAAAAACATTTTGCTACGCAACAAAAGAGTTTAGGTCTTTTAAATGACCAAGTTGAAGAAACTTATGGTGGTCATACTGTAGTGAAAACGTTTAATCATGAAAAAGCCGATCAAGAAGTTTTTGAAGTTGAAAACGAAAAATTATACGAGGCTGGTTGGAAAGCACAATTTATTTCTGCCATGATTATGCCATTGATGAACTTTGTTAAAAATTTAGGTTACGTCTTTGTTGCTGTACTTGGTGGGATTAAAGTTGCGAATGGAAATATGAATTTAGGGGATGTGCAAGCTTTCTTGCAATATACCAATCAATTCTCACAACCAATCACTCAAATTGCCAGCTTGATTAATACCATCCAATCAACAGTTGCTTCAGCAGAACGTGTCTTTGAAATCTTAGACGAAGAAGAAATGATTAATGAACCATCGTTACTTCCTATTGAAGAGAATGATTACAAAGTTCGCTTTGAAAATGTTCAGTTTGGTTATAATGAAGACAAGTTATTGATGACCGATTTTAATTTAGACGTTAAAGCAGGTGAAATGGTTGCGATTGTTGGACCAACTGGCGCAGGAAAAACAACGTTAATTAATTTGTTGGAACGATTCTATGATGTGTCTGGCGGTAGTATCCGTTATGAAGGAAAAGATACACGCGATTACACTCGTGATGAATTACGAAATCACTTCTCAATGGTCTTGCAAGACACATGGTTATTTACAGGAACCATTTATGACAACATCCTTTATGGAAATGAACATGCGACGAAAGAACAAGTTATCGCAGCCGCTAAAGCCGCACATGTGGATGAATTTGTTCGGAAGTTACCAGATGGTTATGAGACGGTTTTAAATGAAGAAGCTAGTAATATTTCACAAGGGCAACGTCAATTAATTACGATTGCTCGTGCTTTCCTTGCCAATCCAGATGTGTTAATTTTAGATGAAGCAACATCTAGTGTTGACACTCGTACTGAAATTTTGATTCAACAAGCGATGAATCGTTTGTTAGAAAATCGGACAAGTTTCGTTGTTGCCCATCGTTTATCTACGATTCGTGATGCAGATAATATTATTGTTATGAATCAAGGTTCAATTATTGAAACCGGAAATCATGATAGCTTAATGGCGAAAAATGGTTTCTATGCTGATTTATATAACAGTCAATTTTCAGAAGAAGTTGCTTAA